From the Flavobacterium galactosidilyticum genome, one window contains:
- a CDS encoding ParA family protein, whose translation MGKIIAIANQKGGVGKTTTSVNLAASLGVLEKKVLLIDADPQANASSGLGIDVESIEIGTYQILEHSHTPKEAIIKCTAINVDIIPAHIDLVAIEIELVDKENREYMFKTALESVKDEYDFIIIDCAPSLGLLTLNALTAADSVIIPIQCEYFALEGLGKLLNTIKSIQKVHNPDLDIEGLLLTMFDSRLRLSNQVVEEVQKHFNDMVFETIIQRNVKLSEAPSFGESIINYDATSKGAINYLHLAQEVIKKNSK comes from the coding sequence ATGGGCAAAATCATTGCGATTGCTAATCAAAAAGGAGGCGTTGGAAAGACTACCACATCAGTTAATCTTGCTGCTTCATTAGGAGTTTTAGAAAAAAAAGTATTACTTATTGATGCTGATCCACAGGCAAATGCTAGTTCCGGCTTAGGAATTGATGTTGAATCTATTGAAATAGGTACGTATCAAATTCTAGAACATAGTCACACACCAAAAGAGGCTATTATAAAATGCACTGCTATAAATGTTGACATTATACCTGCTCACATTGACCTAGTTGCCATCGAAATCGAATTAGTAGACAAGGAGAACAGAGAATATATGTTCAAAACAGCCTTGGAAAGTGTTAAAGATGAGTACGATTTTATCATCATCGATTGCGCACCATCATTAGGTTTGTTGACTCTAAATGCTTTAACAGCTGCTGATTCAGTAATTATTCCAATACAATGCGAGTATTTTGCGTTAGAAGGCTTAGGGAAATTACTAAACACGATAAAAAGTATCCAAAAAGTACATAATCCAGATTTAGATATCGAAGGACTATTATTAACCATGTTTGACTCAAGATTACGTTTATCCAATCAGGTAGTTGAGGAGGTTCAAAAACACTTTAACGATATGGTTTTTGAAACCATCATCCAAAGAAATGTGAAGTTGAGTGAAGCACCAAGTTTTGGCGAAAGCATTATAAACTATGACGCTACAAGTAAAGGGGCAATTAACTACCTGCATCTTGCTCAAGAAGTTATAAAGAAAAATAGCAAATAA
- a CDS encoding ParB/RepB/Spo0J family partition protein yields MAKAIKKQALGRGLSALLKDPENDIKSVEDKNADKVVGNIIELEIEAIEINPFQPRSNFNEESLRELATSIKELGVIQPITVRKLDFNKYQLISGERRLRASTLVGLKTVPAYIRIANDNESLVMALVENIQRHDLDPIEIALSYQRLIDEIQLTQEQMSERVGKKRSTIANYLRLLKLDPIIQTGIRDGFISMGHGRAIINIEDQDIQTDIYQKIVSQNLSVRDTEALVKNYQESLKPKPAGKVKTASFEIAESQKSTFTNYFGTKVDVKVAGNGKGKITIPFHSEEDFNRIIKLINE; encoded by the coding sequence ATGGCAAAGGCAATAAAAAAACAAGCTTTAGGAAGAGGATTATCCGCATTATTAAAAGATCCTGAAAACGATATAAAATCGGTAGAAGATAAAAATGCAGATAAGGTCGTGGGAAATATCATTGAGCTTGAAATTGAAGCTATTGAAATAAATCCGTTTCAGCCTAGGAGTAATTTCAATGAGGAATCACTAAGAGAATTAGCCACTTCTATAAAAGAATTAGGCGTAATTCAACCCATTACTGTTCGAAAGTTAGATTTTAATAAATACCAATTAATTTCAGGAGAAAGACGTCTTCGTGCTTCGACTTTAGTTGGATTAAAAACGGTTCCTGCTTACATCAGAATCGCAAATGACAATGAATCACTTGTTATGGCATTGGTGGAGAACATTCAACGTCATGATTTAGATCCGATAGAAATTGCGCTTTCGTACCAACGATTGATTGACGAAATTCAGTTGACACAGGAACAAATGAGCGAACGTGTTGGTAAAAAACGATCCACAATCGCGAATTATTTGCGTCTTTTAAAGTTAGATCCAATCATCCAAACAGGAATTCGCGATGGCTTCATTAGTATGGGACATGGTCGCGCCATAATCAATATTGAAGACCAAGACATACAAACAGATATTTATCAAAAAATTGTAAGCCAAAATCTATCTGTGCGCGATACTGAAGCTTTGGTCAAAAACTATCAAGAAAGTTTAAAACCAAAACCTGCTGGTAAAGTAAAAACAGCTTCATTTGAAATTGCAGAGTCTCAAAAAAGCACTTTCACTAATTATTTTGGAACTAAGGTTGATGTAAAAGTGGCTGGAAACGGAAAAGGAAAAATCACCATTCCATTTCATTCTGAAGAAGACTTCAATAGAATTATCAAATTAATAAACGAATAA
- a CDS encoding DUF5683 domain-containing protein yields the protein MNKIIFIVLFFVTMGTATVFAQTKTDAVLVAKDSLKSNDIDPLTPAKAAFFSAVLPGLGQAYNKKYWKIPLVYGALGTSMYFYISNNKNYHKYRDAYKSRLEGYVTDDLAFLDNNRLIAGQKFYQRNRDLSALVTLAFYALNIIDANVDAALIQFNVDENLSVKPFIYPNDVTLKTNVGLTLNYNF from the coding sequence GTGAATAAAATTATTTTCATAGTTCTATTCTTTGTTACCATGGGAACTGCAACAGTTTTTGCGCAAACAAAAACTGACGCAGTTCTTGTGGCTAAAGACAGTTTAAAATCAAATGATATTGATCCTCTTACGCCAGCAAAAGCTGCTTTTTTCTCTGCTGTTTTACCAGGTTTAGGTCAGGCTTACAATAAAAAATATTGGAAAATCCCTCTAGTTTATGGAGCTTTAGGAACTAGTATGTATTTTTATATTAGCAACAATAAAAATTATCATAAATATAGAGATGCTTACAAAAGTAGACTGGAAGGATATGTTACTGATGATTTAGCGTTTTTAGACAATAACAGATTAATTGCGGGACAAAAATTTTATCAACGCAACCGAGATTTATCTGCTCTTGTTACTTTGGCATTTTACGCCTTAAACATTATCGATGCCAATGTAGATGCGGCCTTAATACAATTTAATGTAGACGAGAATTTGTCAGTGAAACCATTTATCTATCCTAACGATGTAACATTAAAAACAAACGTAGGACTAACTCTTAATTACAATTTCTAA